In one window of Cupriavidus necator N-1 DNA:
- a CDS encoding helicase HerA-like C-terminal domain-containing protein, with protein MADPILIAKNAEHELVLLPQMGNRHGLITGATGTGKTVTLQTLAQGFSRLGVPVFMADVKGDLTGISQAGQPSDKLKQRLADLNLPEPAWGACPTTLWDVFGEKGHPVRATVSHMGPLLLSRMLELNDTQQGVLNLVFRIADANGLLLLDAKDLRAMLQYVGDNAGQFTTEYGNISAASIGAIQRGLIALESQGGDVFFGEPMLNLEDFIQTEKGQGVVNILAADKLMNAPRLYATFLLWMLSELFEKLPEAGDLDKPKLVFFFDEAHLLFNDAPKALLDKIEQVVRLVRSKGVGVYFVTQNPIDIPDTVLGQLGNRVQHALRAFTPRDQKAVKVAATTMRANPRLDLETAISELGVGEALVSFLDAKGTPCVTERAWVLAPGSRIGPATEEERKQLIASSLVAGTYEKTVDRESAYEKLRGSVATAGNGNGKGAGGAPAGQPAGEQDSGWLGTAGEIFGTLTKGTGKTGRGDSILESMAKSAARTVGSQVGRELIRGVLGSLLGKKK; from the coding sequence ATGGCCGACCCCATCCTCATCGCCAAGAACGCCGAACATGAACTGGTGCTGCTGCCGCAGATGGGCAACCGGCACGGGTTGATCACCGGCGCCACCGGCACCGGCAAGACCGTCACGCTGCAGACGCTGGCTCAGGGCTTCTCGCGCCTGGGCGTGCCGGTCTTCATGGCGGACGTCAAAGGTGATCTGACCGGCATCTCGCAGGCCGGCCAGCCGTCCGACAAGCTCAAGCAGCGCCTGGCCGACCTGAACCTGCCGGAGCCGGCATGGGGCGCGTGCCCGACCACGCTGTGGGACGTGTTCGGCGAGAAGGGCCATCCGGTGCGCGCCACGGTCTCGCATATGGGCCCGCTGCTGCTGTCGCGCATGCTGGAGCTGAACGACACCCAGCAGGGCGTGCTGAACCTGGTGTTCCGCATTGCCGACGCCAACGGCCTGTTGCTGCTCGACGCCAAGGACCTGCGCGCCATGCTGCAGTACGTCGGCGACAACGCCGGCCAGTTCACCACCGAGTACGGCAATATCTCGGCCGCCTCGATCGGCGCCATCCAGCGCGGGCTGATCGCGCTGGAATCGCAGGGCGGGGATGTCTTCTTCGGCGAGCCGATGCTGAACCTGGAAGACTTCATCCAGACCGAGAAGGGCCAGGGCGTGGTCAATATCCTGGCCGCCGACAAGCTGATGAACGCGCCGCGCCTGTACGCCACTTTCCTGCTGTGGATGCTGTCCGAGCTGTTCGAGAAGCTGCCCGAGGCCGGCGACCTGGACAAGCCCAAGCTGGTGTTCTTCTTCGACGAGGCCCACCTGCTGTTCAACGATGCGCCCAAGGCGCTGCTCGACAAGATCGAGCAGGTGGTGCGGCTGGTGCGCTCCAAGGGCGTGGGCGTGTACTTCGTCACGCAGAACCCGATCGACATCCCCGACACCGTGCTGGGCCAGCTGGGCAACCGCGTGCAGCATGCGCTGCGCGCCTTTACCCCGCGCGACCAGAAGGCGGTCAAGGTGGCTGCCACCACCATGCGCGCCAATCCCAGGCTGGACCTGGAAACCGCGATCAGCGAACTGGGCGTGGGCGAAGCGCTGGTGTCGTTCCTGGACGCCAAGGGCACGCCCTGCGTGACCGAGCGTGCCTGGGTGCTGGCACCGGGCAGCCGCATCGGCCCGGCGACGGAGGAAGAGCGCAAGCAGCTGATCGCCAGTTCGCTGGTGGCGGGCACCTACGAGAAGACCGTGGACCGCGAATCCGCCTATGAAAAGCTGCGCGGCAGCGTGGCGACGGCCGGCAATGGCAACGGCAAGGGCGCTGGCGGCGCGCCGGCGGGGCAGCCCGCTGGTGAGCAGGACAGCGGCTGGCTCGGTACGGCCGGCGAGATCTTCGGCACGCTGACCAAGGGCACCGGCAAGACCGGCCGCGGCGATTCGATCCTGGAGTCGATGGCCAAGTCGGCCGCGCGCACGGTGGGGTCGCAGGTCGGCCGCGAACTGATCCGCGGTGTGCTGGGCAGCCTGCTGGGTAAGAAGAAGTAA
- a CDS encoding MFS transporter has translation MSSSISSMATTTIPEVTLGSAPQPSARGASPQTITIEQGIRAAGVGRFQYRLFVIFGLVWLADAMQVLSIGFTAPSIAATFGIPVPTALQTGTMFFVGMLIGAFVFGRLADRIGRRPVLMMAVVIDAICGVASAFAPDFQWLLLLRFLTGIGVGGTLPVDYTMMAEFLPSDRRGRWLVLLESFWAVGTILLAILALIAVSRGDDAWRLIFLVTGIPALVGVVFRFFVPESPLYLNKSGRSAEARAVLQRVATANRVSVEIGNLEPQPMERKSVFALFARGCRRRTICLLAAWALISIAYYGVFVYLPVKLAGQGFGFMRGQVFLIVLALVQLPGFALAAHGVERWGRKPTLIGFLLLSAAGCMLYSLGQSTALIVGSTLLMSFSLLGTWGALYAFTPEVYPTDLRASGMGTAGAMARFGGLFAPSIIAPIMASQFTLALALLSSFLAVAAIAIYMVDIESKNRALD, from the coding sequence ATGTCGTCATCAATTTCATCCATGGCAACCACGACCATCCCGGAAGTCACGCTAGGCTCGGCCCCACAGCCCAGCGCGCGGGGAGCATCGCCTCAAACCATCACGATCGAGCAAGGCATCCGCGCGGCCGGCGTCGGCCGGTTCCAGTATCGGCTCTTTGTCATCTTCGGCCTGGTCTGGCTGGCTGACGCGATGCAGGTGCTGTCGATCGGCTTCACCGCGCCGTCGATTGCGGCGACCTTCGGCATTCCCGTACCGACCGCTCTGCAGACCGGGACGATGTTCTTTGTCGGCATGCTGATCGGCGCATTCGTGTTCGGCCGACTGGCTGACAGGATCGGCCGCCGGCCCGTGCTGATGATGGCGGTGGTCATCGACGCCATCTGCGGTGTCGCTTCCGCTTTCGCACCGGACTTCCAGTGGCTGCTGCTGCTGCGCTTCCTGACCGGCATCGGCGTGGGCGGCACGCTGCCCGTGGACTACACCATGATGGCCGAGTTCCTGCCCTCGGACCGGCGCGGTCGCTGGCTGGTGCTGCTGGAGTCGTTCTGGGCCGTCGGCACGATCCTGCTCGCCATTCTTGCGCTGATCGCCGTGTCGCGAGGCGATGATGCCTGGCGGCTGATCTTCCTCGTCACGGGCATCCCCGCCCTGGTCGGCGTGGTCTTCCGGTTCTTTGTTCCCGAGTCTCCGCTCTACCTGAATAAATCGGGACGCTCGGCCGAGGCACGCGCGGTGCTGCAGCGTGTCGCCACCGCCAATCGCGTGTCCGTGGAAATCGGCAACCTGGAGCCGCAGCCGATGGAGCGCAAGTCGGTCTTTGCGCTGTTCGCGCGCGGATGCCGGCGCCGCACCATCTGCCTGCTTGCCGCCTGGGCGCTGATCTCGATCGCCTACTACGGCGTCTTCGTCTATCTGCCGGTCAAGCTGGCGGGCCAGGGCTTTGGCTTCATGCGTGGCCAGGTCTTCCTGATTGTGCTCGCGCTGGTGCAGCTTCCCGGGTTCGCGCTGGCCGCGCACGGCGTCGAGCGCTGGGGCCGCAAGCCGACGCTGATCGGCTTCCTGCTGCTCAGCGCGGCAGGTTGCATGCTCTATAGCCTGGGCCAGTCCACCGCGCTTATCGTCGGCTCGACCCTGCTGATGAGCTTCTCGCTCCTCGGTACCTGGGGCGCGCTCTACGCCTTCACGCCCGAGGTGTACCCGACCGACCTGCGCGCCAGCGGGATGGGCACTGCAGGCGCGATGGCGCGCTTTGGCGGCCTGTTTGCGCCTTCGATCATTGCACCGATCATGGCCAGCCAGTTCACCCTTGCCCTGGCGCTGCTTTCGTCATTTCTTGCCGTGGCGGCAATCGCCATCTACATGGTGGATATCGAGTCGAAGAATCGCGCGCTTGACTAG
- the upp gene encoding uracil phosphoribosyltransferase — protein sequence MKQDPRFPNLFILDHPLIQHKLSHMRDKETSTRTFRELLREITLLMGYEITRNLPLTTRRIETPLVELEAPVIAGKKLTIVPVLRAGVGMSDGLVELIPSARIGHIGVYRDEQHRPVEYLVRLPDLEDRSFILCDPMVATGYSAAHAVEVLKRRGVKDEAITFVALVAAPEGVEVFQKAHPGVKLFVASLDSHLDGDAYIVPGLGDAGDRLFGTKN from the coding sequence ATGAAACAAGATCCGCGCTTTCCCAACCTGTTCATCCTCGACCACCCGCTGATCCAGCACAAGCTTTCGCACATGCGCGACAAGGAAACGTCGACGCGCACCTTCCGCGAACTGCTGCGCGAGATCACGCTGCTGATGGGCTACGAGATCACCCGCAACCTGCCCTTGACCACACGCCGCATCGAAACGCCGCTGGTAGAGCTGGAGGCGCCGGTGATCGCCGGCAAGAAGCTGACCATCGTGCCGGTGCTGCGCGCGGGCGTGGGCATGAGCGACGGCCTGGTCGAGCTGATCCCGTCGGCGCGCATCGGCCACATCGGCGTGTACCGCGACGAGCAGCACCGCCCGGTGGAATACCTGGTGCGTCTGCCTGACCTGGAAGACCGCAGCTTCATCCTGTGCGACCCGATGGTGGCCACGGGCTACTCCGCCGCGCACGCGGTGGAGGTGCTCAAGCGCCGCGGGGTCAAGGACGAGGCCATCACCTTCGTTGCGCTGGTGGCGGCCCCGGAGGGCGTGGAAGTGTTCCAGAAGGCGCATCCGGGGGTGAAGCTGTTCGTCGCCTCGCTGGACAGCCACCTGGACGGCGATGCCTATATCGTGCCGGGCCTGGGCGATGCGGGCGACCGCCTGTTCGGCACCAAGAACTGA
- a CDS encoding DUF3149 domain-containing protein gives MEAFKILFSTSTGLMSLGVIVFIIGMGWFFARMFARKMREDAAAAKAQQQAQRH, from the coding sequence ATGGAAGCCTTCAAGATCCTGTTCAGTACCAGCACCGGCCTGATGAGCCTGGGCGTGATCGTCTTCATCATCGGCATGGGGTGGTTCTTTGCGCGGATGTTCGCGCGCAAGATGCGCGAGGACGCGGCAGCGGCCAAGGCGCAGCAACAGGCGCAGCGCCACTAA